In Tachyglossus aculeatus isolate mTacAcu1 chromosome 10, mTacAcu1.pri, whole genome shotgun sequence, the following proteins share a genomic window:
- the LOC119932866 gene encoding LOW QUALITY PROTEIN: zona pellucida sperm-binding protein 3-like (The sequence of the model RefSeq protein was modified relative to this genomic sequence to represent the inferred CDS: deleted 2 bases in 1 codon) has product MKRLGSILVLHTPITVVFPFIDVLETKGKMDNRSFPLDFSYPPPLPAIEYEGAFESVVTAPVAVPGVMVVAEEGGCERERMGQKAVVRWLVVGIIGWVIAALEGLPNATLSLSPPGSSSWKQEKKFLLARSFQEAPGGTPFSQLHSVEVQCLEKQMTISVQRDLFGTGKLIKPSDLSLGPRDCRHTALRAPEDTVVFEIGLHECGSRLQMTNDRMTYSINLYYNPAPASNPVILRAIPAVILIECSYPRRNNVSSQAIKPTWLPYRSTLSAEGKLDFSLRLMTEDWSAERTSSNFHLGDVLYIQADVNAGNHIPLRLFIEKCVATQTPDEESRPQYAIIDFKGCLVDGQSEESTSAFISPRLKQETLQFTVDAFKFTDDVTNLIYITCHLKITAVDHVPDPSNKACSFNKAGRISGWIPVEGANEICSCCETGKCASPRLKRSNPPHNVMPVNKTEAVVTLGPLFFGDIASSPSPFADQLELTTPLQDAEQLPILLLLLGLGLGAIMFLTLITVGILLGLKRYRRSLTA; this is encoded by the exons ATGAAGAGACTTGGGAGC ATTCTAGTTCTCCACACTCCCATAACTGTGGTGTTCCCTTTCATTGATGTACTTGAGACCAAAGGCAAGATGGATAACAGATCCTTTCCTCTAGATTTCTCTTACCCTCCTCCTTTGCCTGCTATTGAGTATGAGG GAGCGTTCGAGTCTGTGGTGACTGCTCCTGTTGCCGTCCCTGGGGTCATGgtt GTAGCAGAAGAGGGTGgttgtgaa agagagaggatgggtCAGAAGGCTGTTGTGAGGTGGCTAGTGGTAGGGATCATTGGCTGGGTTATTGCTGCCCTAGAAGGCCTCCCTAATGCCACCTTGAGTCTCTCACCCCCAGGCTCTAGCTCCTGGAAACAAGAAAAGAAGTTTTTGCTTGCCCGGTCCTTCCAAGAGGCCCCTGGGGGAACACCTTTTTCTCAGCTACATTCTGTTGAAGTGCAATGCCTAGAAAAGCAGATGACCATCAGTGTCCAGAGGGATCTGTTTGGGACCGGCAAGCTGATTAAGCCTTCAGACTTGAGTCTCGGTCCGAGGGACTGCCGGCACACTGCGCTCCGGGCACCCGAGGACACTGTGGTCTTTGAAATTGGGCTCCATGAGTGTGGCAGTAGGCTTCAG ATGACCAATGACCGTATGACCTATAGCATTAatctctactacaatccagcccctgCTAGTAACCCTGTGATCCTCCGGGCTATTCCAGCTGTTATCCTCATTGAGTGCTCCTACCCAAG GAGAAACAATGTGAGCAGCCAAGCCATCAAGCCAACATGGCTTCCTTACCGCTCCACACTGAGTGCCGAAGGAAAGCTGGACTTCTCCCTGCGCCTGATGACGG AAGATTGGAGTGCTGAGAGGACTTCTTCGAACTTCCATCTGGGTGATGTCCTTTACATTCAAGCCGATGTCAATGCTGGAAACCACATACCTCTGAGGCTCTTTATTGAGAAATGTGTAGCCACACAGACACCTGATGAGGAATCTAGACCTCAATATGCCATTATTGATTTCAAAGG ATGCCTAGTAGATGGCCAGTCAGAAGAGAGCACATCTGCCTTCATTTCTCCAAGACTCAAGCAGGAAACTCTCCAGTTCACAGTTGATGCCTTCAAATTCACAGACGATGTCACAAACTTG ATCTACATTACATGCCACCTAAAGATAACTGCTGTTGACCATGTACCAGATCCCTCCAACAAAGCCTGCTCATTTAACAAAGCAGGCAGAATAAGTGG CTGGATTCCTGTGGAAGGTGCTAATGAGATCTGCAGCTGTTGTGAAACTGGTAAATGTGCATCTCCAAGACTGAAGAGATCCAACccaccacaca ATGTGATGCCTGTAAACAAAACAGAAGCTGTTGTCACACTTGGGCCACTGTTCTTTGGAGATATTGCTTCTAGCCCCAGCCCCTTTGCAGACCAACTGGAGCTGACCACACCATTGCAAG ATGCAGAACAGCTGCCAATACTCTTGCTGCTCCTGGGCCTTGGATTGGGTGCTATAATGTTTCTGACCCTTATCACTGTGGGGATTCTTCTGGGGCTCAAGAGATACAGACGATCTCTGACTGCTTAA